From Watersipora subatra chromosome 2, tzWatSuba1.1, whole genome shotgun sequence, one genomic window encodes:
- the LOC137388912 gene encoding serine/arginine-rich splicing factor 2-like isoform X1, with the protein MSRRPPQIGGMVSLKVDNLTYRTSVEDLKRTFSKFGEIGDVYIPRDAYTMESRGFAFIRFFDRRDAEDAIDSMDGRSYDGRDLRVALAKYGRPEGGRGTGERRGSYYGYDRRRRYSRSRSRSRGRRRSRSRSRSRRRSYSRSKSPRRDRSRSSRRDRSRSRSRSRSDRGSPEPRSRDRGRDRSRSRGRHSQSREKSFSGSPDRKSGGRESASPQGNTRSRSRS; encoded by the exons ATGTCACGTCGTCCGCCACAGATCGGTGGTATGGTGTCATTGAAAGTGGACAATTTGACCTACAGAACCTCGGTTGAGGACCTTAAAAGAACATTCAGTAAATTTGGCGAGATCGGAGATGTCTACATTCCACGTGATGCATACACGATGGAGAGTAGAGGTTTTGCATTCATCAG GTTCTTCGATAGACGAGACGCAGAAGATGCGATAGATTCAATGGATGGCCGCAGCTATGATGGTCGTGACCTGCGTGTCGCTTTAGCTAAGTATGGTCGACCAGAAGGAGGAAGAGGCACTGGTGAGCGCAGAGGAAGTTACTATGGATATGACAGGCGTAGAAG ATATTCTAGGTCGAGGTCACGGTCTCGTGGCAGAAGACGTTCAAGGAGCAGATCCAGGTCGCGCAGAAGGTCATATTCAAGGTCAAAAAGTCCTCGGCGGGATCGCTCAAGGAGTTCTCGGCGAGACCGCTCCAGATCACGAAGTCGCTCGCGGTCTGACAGAGGCTCCCCTGAGCCGAGGAGCCGGGACAGAGGTCGAGACCGGAGCAGATCAAGGGGCAGGCACAGTCAGTCTCGGGAGAAGAGCTTCTCTGGTTCTCCAGACCGGAAATCTGGTGGTAGAGAGTCGGCAAGCCCTCAAGGAAACACTAGGTCGAGGTCGCGCTCGTGA
- the LOC137388912 gene encoding serine/arginine-rich splicing factor 2-like isoform X2 — protein sequence MSRRPPQIGGMVSLKVDNLTYRTSVEDLKRTFSKFGEIGDVYIPRDAYTMESRGFAFIRFFDRRDAEDAIDSMDGRSYDGRDLRVALAKYGRPEGGRGTGERRGSYYGYDRRRRSRSRSRGRRRSRSRSRSRRRSYSRSKSPRRDRSRSSRRDRSRSRSRSRSDRGSPEPRSRDRGRDRSRSRGRHSQSREKSFSGSPDRKSGGRESASPQGNTRSRSRS from the exons ATGTCACGTCGTCCGCCACAGATCGGTGGTATGGTGTCATTGAAAGTGGACAATTTGACCTACAGAACCTCGGTTGAGGACCTTAAAAGAACATTCAGTAAATTTGGCGAGATCGGAGATGTCTACATTCCACGTGATGCATACACGATGGAGAGTAGAGGTTTTGCATTCATCAG GTTCTTCGATAGACGAGACGCAGAAGATGCGATAGATTCAATGGATGGCCGCAGCTATGATGGTCGTGACCTGCGTGTCGCTTTAGCTAAGTATGGTCGACCAGAAGGAGGAAGAGGCACTGGTGAGCGCAGAGGAAGTTACTATGGATATGACAGGCGTAGAAG GTCGAGGTCACGGTCTCGTGGCAGAAGACGTTCAAGGAGCAGATCCAGGTCGCGCAGAAGGTCATATTCAAGGTCAAAAAGTCCTCGGCGGGATCGCTCAAGGAGTTCTCGGCGAGACCGCTCCAGATCACGAAGTCGCTCGCGGTCTGACAGAGGCTCCCCTGAGCCGAGGAGCCGGGACAGAGGTCGAGACCGGAGCAGATCAAGGGGCAGGCACAGTCAGTCTCGGGAGAAGAGCTTCTCTGGTTCTCCAGACCGGAAATCTGGTGGTAGAGAGTCGGCAAGCCCTCAAGGAAACACTAGGTCGAGGTCGCGCTCGTGA